In uncultured Methanobacterium sp., a genomic segment contains:
- a CDS encoding zinc ribbon domain-containing protein: protein MVYCPKCGKEFAGGAKTCDNCGENLKEEKNFLRVLKIFDITGIILLIVSIIVIVFFRNQINSLFTLFLFALLIFLVLSFLSTSVKRKLQYFIIKVSFGGLTTKQCPECENMVSDEDYCLNCGYPLKNVRGYFLEKSEFVELNKKYIRVFKTYRRYMNATLYRFTPVDYDLEAIKKPEVTWCTHLIFTNPCLRFNYQSQKVEIPINQEMLPILRDLIPNLNGPDKINGIGTWFRHQNKVRVSAVTITLLILLSVVSYASYYTFLSSSFTPQTQLTLLSTSSSTGGLEFSNVVGISHSSQSVIEGYLKNNGNTNIQNVWINCTGYDSAGNIVANHETYLEVSKENTSDITNFQPGSTGYFKTYLDDPKNQIVSFKVVAYQL from the coding sequence ATGGTTTATTGTCCGAAATGTGGTAAAGAATTTGCTGGTGGTGCCAAAACTTGTGATAATTGTGGTGAAAATCTTAAGGAAGAAAAGAATTTCCTGCGTGTTTTGAAAATTTTTGATATTACGGGAATAATTCTTTTAATTGTTTCAATTATTGTTATTGTATTTTTCCGGAATCAAATAAATTCTCTTTTTACACTTTTCTTGTTTGCACTTCTTATTTTCCTGGTTTTATCTTTTCTTTCTACCAGTGTCAAAAGGAAATTGCAGTATTTCATTATTAAGGTCTCTTTTGGAGGCTTAACCACAAAGCAGTGCCCAGAATGTGAAAACATGGTTTCTGATGAAGATTACTGCCTCAACTGTGGTTATCCTCTAAAAAATGTTAGAGGATATTTTTTGGAGAAATCTGAATTCGTGGAGCTGAATAAAAAATATATACGTGTGTTTAAAACATATCGACGTTACATGAACGCCACTTTATACCGGTTCACTCCTGTTGATTACGATCTGGAGGCAATCAAAAAACCAGAAGTTACCTGGTGCACCCATTTGATCTTTACCAATCCCTGTCTCAGATTTAATTATCAGTCCCAAAAAGTAGAGATCCCCATAAATCAGGAAATGCTCCCAATACTACGGGACTTAATCCCTAACCTAAATGGACCGGATAAGATTAATGGGATTGGAACCTGGTTCCGACACCAAAATAAGGTCAGAGTTTCGGCTGTTACAATAACCTTACTAATTTTATTATCAGTGGTATCTTACGCGTCATATTACACGTTTTTATCTAGTAGTTTCACTCCCCAAACCCAATTAACTCTGTTATCCACTTCATCCAGCACCGGGGGTCTAGAATTCAGTAACGTGGTTGGAATCAGTCACAGTTCCCAAAGTGTCATTGAAGGATACTTGAAAAATAATGGAAATACCAATATTCAAAATGTTTGGATAAACTGTACTGGTTATGATTCTGCAGGTAACATAGTTGCCAACCATGAAACTTATCTTGAGGTAAGTAAAGAGAATACCAGTGATATAACTAATTTCCAGCCTGGTTCCACTGGATATTTCAAAACATACCTCGATGACCCTAAAAATCAGATTGTGAGTTTTAAGGTTGTTGCTTATCAATTATAG
- a CDS encoding PsbP-related protein, protein MYCPKCGKKNQENAVFCEECGTELTPNKSASNKSGSNKPGPKNPSKVVVVLGYIFALLGGLIGLIIGVYLYTRDNTNAKFHGRNVIIIAAVVMILGMVVPSLYSQSLSLPFTNQVATQQFTNDQFSFNYPKNWTVNSSVSDTTGSMVWIMDPQYMVDPNGEKVAGILVMAANNSMGYTNDGFNSLFTQQLFVSYNKTGTSSINVDGVSATQTTYDGDNGQNHKSQAKIITWQKGDKFYVIASIVRGSDIGNTLNTQKANIDAVINSFKSK, encoded by the coding sequence ATGTATTGCCCAAAATGCGGGAAAAAAAACCAGGAAAATGCTGTTTTTTGTGAAGAGTGCGGGACTGAATTAACCCCCAATAAATCTGCATCTAATAAATCGGGGTCGAATAAACCTGGACCCAAAAATCCTTCAAAGGTAGTGGTAGTTCTAGGTTATATATTCGCCTTATTAGGTGGTCTTATTGGTCTTATCATTGGTGTATATCTTTATACTCGGGATAATACGAATGCAAAGTTTCATGGTAGAAACGTTATTATAATTGCAGCCGTAGTTATGATTCTTGGAATGGTTGTACCCTCTTTATACTCCCAATCTTTATCTCTACCCTTCACCAATCAGGTAGCTACCCAGCAGTTCACCAACGATCAGTTCTCGTTTAACTATCCTAAAAACTGGACTGTGAACAGCTCAGTGAGTGACACTACCGGATCAATGGTTTGGATAATGGATCCTCAATACATGGTTGATCCAAATGGGGAAAAAGTAGCAGGGATTTTGGTAATGGCAGCAAATAACTCAATGGGTTATACTAATGATGGATTTAATTCATTATTCACCCAGCAACTCTTTGTGAGTTATAATAAAACTGGAACTTCCAGCATAAACGTGGATGGAGTTTCAGCCACACAAACTACCTATGACGGTGATAACGGTCAGAACCATAAATCACAGGCTAAAATTATAACCTGGCAAAAAGGGGATAAATTCTATGTGATAGCTAGCATAGTAAGAGGCTCTGACATAGGAAACACTTTGAATACTCAAAAAGCCAATATAGACGCAGTTATTAACAGTTTCAAATCTAAATAG
- the pdxS gene encoding pyridoxal 5'-phosphate synthase lyase subunit PdxS, which translates to MLHGTELLKKGFAKMTKGGVIMDVVNAEQAAIAEEAGAVSVMALEKVPADIRASGGVARMADPSKVTEIMDAVSIPVMAKVRIGHFVEAQVLESLGVDMIDESEVLTPADEKFHIDKKQFTIPFVCGARNLGEALRRIDEGAAMIRTKGEAGTGNVVEAVRHMRMIQGTIRELKDMTEEELWSVAREEEAQLYLVKETQKQGRLPVVNFAAGGVATPADAALMMQLGADGVFVGSGIFKSENPEIVAKAIAEATAHYQDAELIAEVSRDLGKAMPGLEISQIPESERLQDRGW; encoded by the coding sequence ATGTTGCATGGAACTGAATTGCTGAAGAAGGGTTTTGCCAAGATGACTAAGGGTGGAGTGATTATGGATGTAGTCAATGCTGAACAGGCTGCTATTGCCGAAGAAGCAGGTGCTGTATCTGTAATGGCTCTGGAGAAGGTGCCAGCTGATATAAGAGCTTCAGGAGGAGTTGCCAGAATGGCAGACCCCAGTAAAGTTACCGAGATCATGGATGCAGTCAGTATCCCGGTAATGGCCAAAGTACGAATCGGCCACTTTGTGGAAGCCCAGGTTTTAGAGTCACTGGGAGTGGACATGATCGATGAGAGTGAAGTACTCACCCCTGCCGATGAAAAATTCCACATTGACAAAAAACAGTTCACCATACCTTTCGTCTGTGGAGCCCGGAATTTGGGTGAAGCCCTCCGGAGGATAGATGAAGGTGCTGCCATGATCAGGACCAAGGGAGAAGCAGGTACCGGTAACGTGGTTGAAGCAGTCCGTCACATGCGCATGATCCAGGGAACCATCAGGGAACTCAAGGACATGACCGAAGAGGAACTATGGAGTGTAGCCCGTGAAGAAGAAGCACAGCTTTACCTGGTTAAGGAAACCCAGAAACAGGGGCGATTGCCAGTTGTGAACTTTGCTGCAGGAGGAGTGGCCACTCCAGCAGATGCAGCACTCATGATGCAGTTGGGAGCAGATGGAGTGTTCGTGGGAAGTGGAATCTTCAAATCAGAAAACCCGGAAATAGTAGCTAAAGCTATAGCCGAAGCAACCGCCCATTACCAGGATGCGGAACTCATTGCCGAGGTCAGCCGGGATCTAGGTAAAGCAATGCCTGGACTGGAAATAAGCCAGATACCTGAATCTGAAAGACTGCAGGATAGGGGATGGTAA
- a CDS encoding tetratricopeptide repeat protein encodes MAIKEAEMYYKQAMSFLEQGKVDKSLKFFDSAIAIDKEYVSAWNDKGVAFMELGNYDEALKCFEEVIRLEPGDNMAWYNRGYVLLILEKYQEAVNTFDLFLGRYSKKDDFYKYGLYLRAQGFYNLKEYDQSLKLINEALKIDKKFKEARDLMALIGKESEK; translated from the coding sequence ATGGCCATCAAAGAAGCAGAAATGTACTACAAACAAGCTATGTCATTTTTAGAACAGGGAAAAGTAGACAAATCATTAAAGTTTTTTGACAGCGCAATAGCAATTGATAAAGAGTATGTTTCCGCCTGGAACGATAAGGGAGTGGCCTTCATGGAACTTGGAAACTATGATGAGGCACTTAAATGTTTTGAAGAAGTTATCAGACTTGAACCAGGCGATAACATGGCATGGTACAACAGGGGATACGTACTCCTGATCCTAGAAAAATATCAAGAAGCAGTTAACACATTTGACCTGTTTTTAGGCAGATATTCTAAAAAAGATGACTTTTATAAATACGGTTTATACTTACGGGCTCAAGGGTTTTACAACCTTAAAGAGTACGATCAATCTTTAAAATTAATCAACGAAGCCCTTAAAATAGATAAAAAATTCAAAGAAGCCCGAGATCTCATGGCATTAATTGGAAAAGAATCTGAAAAGTGA
- a CDS encoding DUF763 domain-containing protein, which translates to MSSRSGVANLPLHGGRAPRWLFQRMVKLAGAVTDSIIYEYGPHEFLSRISDPHWFQAFSCVLGFDWHSSGTTTTTCGALKTAIKPEELGILVAGGKGRASRKTPQEIQDAGETFSLSTAKLDDLVYSSKISAKIDNSCIQDGYQLYHHVFFLTEKGDWAVVQQGMNESTKYARRYHWLSDSVKNYINEPHNGICCDLKEDKTLNMTSDMSFDSRQTSLDLILDNPEHLKKYFQKKIDAGSGQANLDIFCPELSLPRHHPILNTDLSPREFEVLQNAWELQPESYEELISLNGMGPKKIRALALISDLVYGDKPSWDDPVKYSFTHGGKDGFPYPVDREVYDHSIQTLQDALEQARLEKKDRYQAIKRLNNLISVDN; encoded by the coding sequence ATGAGTTCAAGAAGTGGAGTTGCCAATTTACCCCTTCACGGTGGTCGAGCACCCCGATGGCTTTTCCAGCGTATGGTTAAACTGGCTGGAGCAGTTACTGATTCCATAATATATGAGTACGGTCCTCATGAATTTTTATCCAGAATTTCGGACCCTCACTGGTTCCAGGCATTTTCATGTGTCCTAGGTTTTGACTGGCACAGTTCTGGAACCACAACCACAACCTGTGGTGCTCTAAAAACAGCTATAAAACCTGAAGAACTGGGTATACTTGTAGCAGGAGGTAAAGGTCGTGCTTCCAGGAAAACGCCCCAGGAGATCCAGGATGCAGGGGAAACATTTTCATTGTCCACGGCTAAACTGGATGATCTGGTTTATTCCAGTAAAATTTCTGCAAAAATTGATAATTCATGTATACAAGACGGTTATCAGCTTTATCATCATGTATTTTTCTTAACGGAAAAAGGTGATTGGGCAGTGGTACAGCAGGGAATGAATGAATCCACCAAATACGCCCGTCGTTATCACTGGTTATCTGATTCAGTGAAAAATTACATTAATGAACCCCACAATGGCATTTGCTGCGACTTGAAGGAAGATAAAACCCTGAATATGACCTCGGATATGAGTTTTGATTCACGGCAAACTAGCCTGGATCTTATTCTGGATAATCCCGAACATCTGAAGAAATATTTCCAGAAAAAAATAGATGCGGGGTCGGGCCAGGCCAACCTGGATATATTTTGCCCTGAACTTTCTTTACCCCGTCACCATCCAATACTTAACACTGATCTATCTCCCCGCGAATTTGAAGTCCTTCAAAATGCATGGGAACTGCAACCAGAAAGCTATGAAGAATTAATTTCTTTAAATGGGATGGGCCCCAAGAAGATACGTGCACTGGCATTGATTTCGGACTTGGTCTATGGGGATAAACCCAGTTGGGATGATCCAGTTAAGTATAGTTTTACCCATGGTGGTAAAGACGGGTTCCCTTATCCTGTGGACCGGGAAGTGTACGACCATTCCATACAAACTTTACAAGATGCACTTGAACAAGCCAGATTGGAAAAGAAAGACCGTTATCAAGCTATAAAACGTTTGAATAATTTGATCAGTGTTGATAATTAA
- a CDS encoding MJ1255/VC2487 family glycosyltransferase, whose product MKLSIIIPTFNEESYLPHLLESIKRQDFSDYEVIVADAGSEDSTRDIAQEWGCKVVEGGLPSVGRNRGTEASSGKYLLFLDSDVILTRDYLELCLDEFEKRDLGIAITQIAPLSDSFLNKITHDFANFFMKRVENIKPHGAGCYGIITTRKLHNEVEGFDEDLDFGEDTDYIERIGAISQFKVLRSPKLLVSTRRVQEEGLRNVAFKYAKSTFYQFRGKQITAEDLDYTFGHPDQKRILYSVCGEGMGHAIRGRVLLNHLTKNNEVHIFASDRAYDYLAAHFDNVYEIGGFNTVYEDNTVQNTKTFIKGMKDLPGDLKNSLRLMYSVAKAVKPQIIISDFEFYSNLLSKILRVPLISLDNMHVLTQAELDVPKKYRTDRIAAESVVRSFIQLPTVSIITSYFYPPLKHPNKTKYFPPVLRDAIMELEPHNGEHVLVYQTSDSNWRLLDILKEFDDEFIVYGFHREGRDENLLFKPFNEDDFFRDLSQARAVISNGGFTLISEALYLGKPVLSVPVKKQFEQTLNALYLDRLGYGEFHEDLERDDIENFLSHLEKYRKNIQLGFKHDHNQSILDELDHLIDKYA is encoded by the coding sequence ATGAAGCTTTCAATTATCATACCTACCTTTAACGAAGAAAGTTACCTCCCTCATCTTTTAGAGAGTATAAAAAGGCAGGATTTCAGTGACTATGAAGTTATAGTGGCCGATGCAGGTTCCGAAGATAGTACCAGAGATATTGCTCAGGAATGGGGGTGTAAAGTTGTTGAAGGTGGTCTTCCTTCTGTAGGACGAAATCGAGGGACAGAAGCATCCAGTGGTAAATATCTTCTTTTTTTGGATTCAGATGTGATCTTAACCAGGGATTACCTGGAATTATGTCTGGATGAATTTGAAAAAAGAGATCTGGGAATTGCCATAACCCAGATCGCACCCTTGAGTGATAGTTTTTTGAATAAAATAACCCATGACTTTGCCAATTTCTTCATGAAACGGGTGGAGAACATCAAACCCCATGGGGCAGGTTGCTACGGTATAATCACCACCAGAAAACTACACAATGAAGTGGAAGGATTTGATGAAGACCTGGACTTTGGAGAAGACACTGATTACATCGAACGCATTGGTGCCATAAGCCAGTTCAAGGTTCTTAGAAGCCCAAAACTACTTGTTTCCACCCGTCGGGTTCAGGAGGAAGGCCTGCGTAATGTGGCCTTCAAGTATGCTAAAAGCACTTTCTACCAGTTCAGAGGCAAGCAAATAACCGCCGAAGACTTGGATTACACCTTCGGCCATCCGGATCAAAAGAGGATACTCTACTCAGTATGCGGAGAAGGAATGGGGCATGCCATCAGGGGTAGAGTTCTCCTTAATCATTTAACCAAGAATAATGAAGTTCACATATTTGCATCAGACCGTGCCTATGATTATCTGGCAGCTCATTTTGACAATGTTTATGAGATCGGCGGATTTAACACAGTTTATGAGGATAACACGGTCCAGAACACCAAAACGTTCATCAAGGGGATGAAAGACCTCCCTGGAGATTTGAAAAATAGTTTAAGATTGATGTACAGTGTGGCCAAGGCAGTAAAACCCCAGATCATCATCTCTGATTTTGAATTTTATTCAAACCTCCTATCCAAGATCCTGCGCGTGCCACTCATCAGCCTTGATAATATGCATGTTTTAACTCAAGCAGAGTTAGATGTCCCTAAAAAATATCGTACCGATAGAATAGCTGCTGAAAGCGTGGTAAGATCCTTCATCCAGCTTCCAACTGTTTCCATTATAACCAGCTACTTTTATCCCCCCCTTAAACATCCTAATAAGACCAAATATTTCCCACCAGTCCTTCGTGATGCTATAATGGAACTGGAACCACATAATGGGGAACATGTGCTGGTTTATCAGACCAGTGACTCTAACTGGAGATTACTGGATATTCTGAAGGAATTTGATGATGAATTCATAGTATACGGATTTCATCGTGAGGGCAGGGATGAAAATCTACTGTTTAAACCTTTCAATGAGGATGACTTTTTCAGGGACCTATCCCAGGCCAGGGCAGTGATCTCCAATGGAGGATTCACCCTTATCAGTGAAGCACTTTATCTGGGAAAACCAGTTTTAAGTGTTCCAGTGAAAAAACAGTTCGAACAGACCCTGAACGCACTCTATCTTGACCGGTTGGGTTATGGTGAGTTCCATGAGGATCTTGAAAGGGACGATATTGAAAATTTCCTCTCCCACCTAGAGAAATACCGGAAAAACATCCAACTTGGATTTAAACACGATCACAACCAATCAATTCTGGATGAACTGGACCATCTGATTGATAAATATGCTTAA
- the nadA gene encoding quinolinate synthase NadA — MNHEQEEILKLKEEKNAIIMAHNYQTQEIQEIADFLGDSLELCIKASQIEDADLVVFCGVDFMAETAAILNPSKKILIPDPQAECPMAHMLPAEDVIKYKKRYPQAAVVLYVNTLAEAKAEADILCTSANAAQVVESLDEDQILFGPDMNLASFVQKRTDKEIIPIPEVGYCYVHKMFNTGDVTFSRENYPDAEVLVHPECDAEVQEAADQILSTGGMLRHVAASTNKSFLIGTEVDMVTRLRRENPDKLIYPLLDEAICETMKMHTLKKVKNSLMEEKFQVKVPEDIADKARSAVERMLEVS, encoded by the coding sequence TTGAATCACGAGCAGGAAGAAATTCTTAAACTTAAAGAAGAGAAAAATGCCATAATAATGGCTCATAATTATCAAACTCAAGAGATACAGGAAATTGCAGATTTTTTAGGTGACTCTTTGGAATTGTGTATTAAAGCTTCACAGATAGAAGATGCTGATCTGGTTGTTTTTTGTGGAGTGGACTTCATGGCAGAAACTGCTGCTATTTTAAACCCATCCAAGAAGATATTAATTCCTGATCCTCAGGCTGAGTGCCCAATGGCCCACATGCTCCCTGCAGAAGATGTAATAAAATACAAGAAGAGATACCCTCAAGCAGCAGTGGTGTTATATGTGAATACACTGGCTGAAGCTAAGGCAGAGGCAGATATACTATGCACATCAGCCAATGCAGCTCAGGTTGTAGAAAGCCTGGATGAGGATCAAATACTCTTTGGTCCAGACATGAACCTGGCCAGTTTCGTTCAAAAAAGGACTGATAAAGAGATAATTCCCATCCCTGAGGTGGGGTATTGTTACGTTCATAAAATGTTCAACACTGGAGATGTCACTTTTTCCCGGGAAAACTATCCTGATGCAGAAGTACTGGTACACCCGGAATGTGACGCTGAAGTACAGGAGGCAGCGGACCAAATCTTAAGTACCGGTGGAATGCTCCGCCATGTGGCCGCATCTACTAATAAAAGTTTCCTCATAGGCACAGAAGTGGATATGGTGACCAGACTCCGCAGGGAAAACCCAGATAAACTTATATACCCCTTACTGGATGAGGCTATCTGCGAAACTATGAAAATGCACACCCTTAAAAAGGTTAAAAACTCCCTGATGGAGGAAAAGTTCCAAGTTAAAGTTCCAGAGGATATTGCTGATAAAGCCCGCAGTGCAGTGGAGCGTATGCTGGAAGTCAGCTAA
- the mtnP gene encoding S-methyl-5'-thioadenosine phosphorylase, with product MMGIIGGTGVYQIVEMGELKEKKVLNTPFGESPPVSILKFEDQEVAFLPRHREGHDNPPHMINYRANIYALKMLGAERIIATNAVGSLDESIKPGDFLIPDDFLDFTRKRPFTFYDDRAVHVDVTQPYCPQLTETIISAGRGVDGRLVKGGVYVCTEGPRFETPAEIRMFRQMGGTVVGMTGLPEAVLARELEMCYASICMISNYAASVSTEKITIDEVFEILDEKKKELTRLIYNSIINIPSDGNCPCRNALEGAEID from the coding sequence ATGATGGGAATAATTGGTGGTACCGGAGTATACCAAATAGTAGAAATGGGAGAATTGAAGGAGAAAAAGGTTTTAAATACTCCATTTGGGGAATCTCCCCCTGTATCCATTTTAAAATTCGAAGATCAGGAGGTTGCCTTCTTGCCCCGACACCGGGAGGGTCATGACAACCCACCCCATATGATTAATTATCGAGCCAATATTTACGCTCTTAAAATGTTAGGAGCAGAGCGGATCATTGCAACCAATGCGGTTGGATCTCTTGATGAATCCATTAAACCTGGTGATTTCCTTATACCTGACGATTTTTTGGATTTCACCCGCAAAAGACCTTTCACCTTTTATGATGACCGCGCAGTACACGTGGACGTAACCCAACCCTACTGCCCTCAACTGACAGAAACAATAATATCAGCCGGACGCGGCGTAGATGGAAGATTGGTTAAGGGCGGGGTATATGTATGCACCGAAGGACCTCGATTTGAGACCCCAGCAGAGATCCGAATGTTCCGTCAGATGGGCGGAACAGTGGTAGGCATGACTGGCCTTCCTGAGGCAGTGCTGGCCAGGGAACTGGAAATGTGTTATGCATCCATATGCATGATCTCCAATTATGCAGCATCCGTATCAACAGAGAAAATTACCATAGATGAGGTCTTTGAAATTTTAGATGAGAAAAAGAAAGAATTAACCCGGCTCATTTATAACTCCATAATCAACATACCCTCTGATGGAAATTGTCCCTGCAGAAACGCTCTGGAAGGTGCAGAAATAGATTAA
- a CDS encoding RtcB family protein → MVMEETLKKVRDCVWEVPGDYKKAMKVPGRIYLDDEAIKTLEKGAVDQVANVACLPGIQKFSIGLPDIHFGYGFSIGGVGAFSSRTGVISPGGVGFDINCGVRLLRTNLAFEDVQPRIKELIDVMFRNVPSGVGSKGKIRLKEGEIDDVLDNGARWAVENGYGWEEDLEYLEENGCMADADSTRVSDKAKKRGIPQLGSLGSGNHFLEVQKVEEIFDADAARTFGLEAGQVTVLIHSGSRGCGHQVCSDYLRTMDKAAKRYKLDLPDRQLACAPVESEEAQDYFAAMAAAANYAWTNRQMIVHWVRESFEQVFHKDAEDMGMGIVYDVAHNIAKKETHTIKGRNTPLYVHRKGATRAFGPGREEIPSDYRKIGQPVLIPGTMGTSSYVLHGTQTAMDETFGSTAHGAGRQMSRAGAKRNYRGEDILKILEGKGIYVRANSMPVVAEEAPGAYKDVDQVVQTAHTAGISRLVGRMVPMGVAKG, encoded by the coding sequence ATGGTTATGGAAGAAACTCTTAAAAAGGTACGTGATTGTGTTTGGGAAGTTCCAGGCGATTATAAAAAGGCAATGAAAGTACCTGGTCGAATATATCTTGATGATGAGGCAATTAAAACCCTGGAAAAGGGAGCAGTTGACCAGGTGGCCAATGTAGCCTGCCTACCTGGGATACAGAAATTCTCAATAGGACTTCCGGACATCCACTTTGGTTACGGATTCAGCATAGGTGGGGTAGGGGCTTTCAGCAGCAGAACCGGAGTTATAAGCCCCGGAGGTGTGGGGTTTGACATAAACTGTGGTGTAAGATTACTCCGCACAAACCTCGCCTTCGAAGATGTACAACCCCGGATAAAAGAACTGATTGATGTGATGTTTCGTAACGTTCCATCTGGTGTGGGTAGCAAGGGAAAAATTCGACTTAAAGAAGGTGAAATCGATGATGTCCTGGACAACGGTGCCAGATGGGCTGTGGAAAATGGTTACGGCTGGGAAGAAGACCTAGAGTACCTGGAAGAAAATGGATGTATGGCTGATGCAGACTCTACCCGTGTGAGTGATAAAGCCAAAAAAAGAGGAATACCTCAGTTGGGAAGCCTGGGATCAGGTAACCATTTCCTGGAAGTCCAGAAAGTGGAAGAAATATTTGATGCGGATGCTGCCAGGACATTTGGCCTGGAAGCAGGACAGGTAACAGTACTCATCCATTCCGGGAGCAGGGGATGTGGACATCAGGTTTGCAGTGATTACCTGCGAACCATGGACAAAGCAGCCAAGCGTTATAAACTAGATTTACCCGACCGGCAATTGGCTTGTGCTCCAGTCGAATCAGAGGAAGCTCAGGATTATTTTGCAGCAATGGCTGCTGCTGCCAACTACGCCTGGACCAACAGACAGATGATCGTTCACTGGGTCCGGGAATCCTTTGAACAGGTATTCCATAAGGATGCAGAAGACATGGGCATGGGAATTGTCTACGATGTGGCCCACAACATTGCCAAGAAAGAAACCCACACCATCAAGGGAAGAAACACTCCACTTTATGTTCACCGGAAAGGAGCCACCCGTGCCTTTGGACCCGGAAGAGAAGAGATACCCTCAGATTACCGGAAGATAGGTCAACCCGTACTTATTCCCGGAACCATGGGTACATCTTCCTATGTGTTACACGGTACGCAGACTGCAATGGATGAAACCTTTGGTTCCACTGCCCATGGAGCAGGACGCCAGATGAGCCGGGCCGGTGCCAAACGTAACTACCGGGGAGAAGACATTCTGAAAATCCTGGAAGGTAAAGGAATATACGTGAGAGCCAATTCCATGCCAGTAGTGGCAGAAGAAGCCCCTGGAGCATACAAAGATGTGGATCAGGTAGTTCAAACTGCCCACACTGCAGGTATTTCCAGGTTGGTGGGTCGAATGGTGCCTATGGGAGTGGCCAAGGGGTAA
- a CDS encoding decaprenyl-phosphate phosphoribosyltransferase, whose amino-acid sequence MFKDILISMRPKQWYKNLVIFIGIVFSLNLLNFNLWINAIYAFIGFCLLSGSMYIINDYLDIEKDRKHPIKCKRPLASGKLKAPHGLFFSGIFIITALMLTYIINIGLLITSLAFFSLILIYSLFLKEICLVDILTISTGFVLRAVAGCVAIGVLVSPWLILCTFLLALFLALGKRRHELVLLKNKAVDHRKILSGYSREMMDQMMNITTSALIMSYSIYAFLATNIYIMTTIPLAFYGIFRYLFLLHNKDMGGEPEMLFKDRGMISCMFLWVIMVVGVLYFIK is encoded by the coding sequence ATGTTTAAAGACATATTAATATCAATGCGACCTAAACAATGGTATAAAAATCTTGTTATATTCATTGGGATCGTGTTTTCATTAAATCTTTTGAATTTTAATTTATGGATAAATGCTATTTATGCATTTATAGGGTTTTGCTTACTTTCGGGAAGCATGTACATAATCAATGACTATCTGGATATTGAAAAAGATCGCAAACACCCCATAAAATGCAAACGTCCTCTGGCATCAGGAAAATTAAAAGCACCGCATGGGCTGTTTTTCTCAGGAATATTCATTATCACAGCATTGATGTTAACTTATATAATTAACATAGGTCTGTTAATAACTTCATTGGCTTTTTTTAGCCTGATACTTATTTACTCTCTGTTCCTTAAGGAAATCTGTTTGGTGGACATCCTCACTATTTCCACTGGTTTTGTACTTAGGGCAGTTGCGGGCTGTGTGGCCATAGGCGTTCTTGTATCTCCCTGGCTTATTCTCTGCACATTCCTACTTGCCCTGTTTTTAGCTCTTGGAAAACGAAGACATGAACTTGTTTTACTTAAAAACAAAGCAGTGGATCATCGGAAAATATTGTCTGGTTATTCCAGGGAAATGATGGACCAGATGATGAACATAACCACGTCCGCACTTATCATGTCTTACTCCATCTATGCCTTCCTGGCAACCAATATCTACATAATGACCACAATCCCCCTGGCATTCTACGGAATTTTTCGTTACTTATTCCTTTTGCATAACAAGGATATGGGAGGGGAACCGGAGATGTTATTTAAAGATCGAGGTATGATCTCCTGTATGTTCCTGTGGGTGATAATGGTAGTGGGAGTACTATATTTCATTAAATAA